The window ACCACGGTGGGACCGTCTCCCTCTTATTTTCTGCTTGAATTTGATCTTTGACAGAATATTCAATATTGTCACCACTAGCTAGCCACTGTTTTCAGATTAGGGATTTGATTCATTTAACATACGGTTTAAGCTCTAATTGGTGACACGTTGAATTAGAGTTGAATtgcaataaaatttataatttgatgTAAGTCACAGTAAATAAATTTTctgtaaaaaaataagttactatatttttaaaattattgaatggtaacatttttgatgtATAAATTGTAGTAAGTaggatttaaaataaataaatataaacaacaataatatttattataaatttaataaaatatatataaatatgttatgttaaataattgaataaaattaaGGAAATATATTTTGCATAtgttttaaacaaaatatacctatacatatttacatataattttatgtatataaaaaatttagttaccAAATagaattagaaattaaaattatataaatagttttgttttaagTAATTCAAATGAAAATAGTACTTTATAAACATATTAGACTAATAAGTAATAGCTATTCGAAATTATTTTATGAGTTGACAAAAGTTAAATGTGAGACAATCATGtgcatattaaaataatttaaaaaaaattgctgGTAAAAAAAAGTAACGTGTGGGACTTgatccaaaacaaaaaaaaaaaaaaaaaaaaaaacaagttctAATACATTGAGACTTTGATTGATGACGTGAGTTACATTTGATTAGTTTGAGCTAGAAGCAGAACTAAAAAATATTGCCAATCATAGAGTAATTTAATTTCTTGAGTTAATGTTTGACTTATGATGtgttatatcatttttttttgtttttggactAGTGTCTTACGTTATTTTTTTAAGAGTAATTGGCGTAGATACACCCAGAAATTCATGTAATTTGTCATATaaccttgttttttttaaatatttttaatgactaTAATACTCTTatctctatctttctctcttcttccttttatgtattctaatctctttatctctcgtacaaattcttcaaatcattttctaattcaacacaaatctttatttttttattctaattcTTTTGACACCCATAATGTTAATCTTATTATCTCACCACAATTTCAATGTTTCCAATTTCGAATCACAATcaacttttagataatatatacgttagtaggtattttattacttacctgctattatttaaattttaatagattCTTAATCGATACATGAAGTGTTAGCTGTTACAAATAGACTTGGAgctatttaatagataattatttaattgttaataatttcattaactgatatatgatttgttagtcgatacatagattgttagatgatactgaaattattagcggatatgttagttggtatgtagattgttacctgctatgtaaatatttacCTGATAGATCTAGAGTTACTTGTTTTCGACAAAGCATAAGGATATTTTCGTCCGCACAATGTCAAAAGGTTACTCCTTCTTAGGTTATCCATAATTATGAAAATTCAGCAAATTTGGACCTTAATTGGGGAAATTCCACacattgtcttttttttttaatgtttgttaAGAGTTTTATGAATATGCACATGCTGTCTTACGTTTAACTTTGATCAGTTcataaaatatcttttaaaaatatatagctatttttttattagtcgaaaatatttataaacaacTACTTTAATTTTAGTTACTTAACCaaaattatacataaaattttaatttttaattatatttggtaactaaattatatatatatatatataattatatgtaaaatttaaggtattttttagaatatatagaaagtatattttcttaactttattttaattatttcatataatttattttatatctattttattaaatttaaaataaatattattattgatattcatattattttttaaattatacataCTGCAACTTATACATCAAAATTACTAGTCAATAATCTTTAACTTATATTTTTACAATAAATTTACTACATAAATCTAATGTTTCTACCACATAAATCTTACTACGACTTACATcaacttataaattttattacatCAAATCTAATCGGAGCCTGAATTTTGTTTGATGTTGAGTTAACAATTGAGTTGTCTATTTTCTCAAAAGATTAActcaaaattataaatcaaGTACAATACATCATAACTCTAAAGATTaactcaaaaaaataaaacatatccATGATTGATAACATTTTTGAGTTAAGCTTCTAACTCAAATTTAATCAACTATAATTCATGTCAACAGCTTTAAGctggtttcatttttttttgataacacGTATAAGCTGGTTTCATAGGATTTGATTATCAagtgtttttttcttgtttgtttcCAGACTCGTCCATGGTCATCTTTTCTCTGTGCTTATCTACGATACTGCCTCTCTTCTTTTATCCCCCAAACATCTTTGTATACaagtctttgtttttttttgtttgttaaaagtATACAAGTCTTTgttctttaataaaatatcatgtcgcaatagaaaatattttacaacAATCAAACAGAGAAAAATGGAGTATAATTGAGTGTTTAGTGTGTGTATgagtttcttttttaattatgatttgatttgattgttttttatttatgtatttgctTTAGTTTCTGTGGTTTTGCTGAGTGTTTGTGAAGTTCTCTTTGTTCTGTATTTGTTGTGTTAGAtgcaattagttaattttttttggtcaaagatGCAATTAATTGTGTCTCAAAATGTGAACTGGAAGTAGAATAGAACAAAGGAAGTTTAGTCCAAAACCATGGAGATAAGTGATAAAGAAAGACATATATGGGCAGTTGCATGATCAGATATGATGCCAAAGAAGGAGGTTGAAAAGCAGACCAATGCATTTTATTGGCACACGTCTCAGGCGACTGTCGTTTAAACGCTTCCATATGGCATGGTAACTCCAAAACTAGTAATCAATTATTGTTGGCTTGGGATTCATGTTCCGATGATACTGATTCTAGAGACCTCGCGTGACCTGGTAACCTTCTGAGGCTTACGTATTGCCTGCACCAGAGACCGAACAAAGTAATGTAAGAAGTTAAGAAATGGACAATTGTTAAGGCAGCACAATTAAAGTATCATCAATTACATTACTATTCAGTAGCAAGTCATGCGGCTGGAGCATGTGAATCACATCTCCCATTTTAGGTCTCTGTTCTATTTCTGGATCAACACAGCGCAAGGCGATCAAGACAATCCGTTTGAGTTCTTTTAATGTTGGAAACTCGGGGAGGCTAGGATCAAGAACATCTACTATCATATGATTCACCACCATCTCTTTGATCCAGTCCACCAGATACACCTGAAAAGAAGCTTAAGAAATGTACAGCACATATAACAAAGGGTTTATGTTACACTATGTGTACGCTTACATGTGGTGAGCTTTGGTCAACACAGACTCTCCCGGAGACAAGCTCCATTATCAAAGTCCCGAAGCAATGAACGTCGATTTTCTCATCCAGATTATTAGGTGAAGGAACAAATGTTGGGTTCATTGGACTATCATTATGAGTTGGGATATCTAGTATTATCTTAGGGTTCCATTGATAATCAATAAGAATTTCGCTCGGTCTTATGTATTGATGAGTGATCCTTGGTTCAAGGTCTTCATGAAAATACGCCAGTCTGTAACACACAAAACATAatgaaacaacaacaaaaatgacATGGTTTGAAATGCGAAGAGAAGAGATCAAACCCTTTTGCTACTCCTTGAATGATCTTCATCCTCTTACTCCATGTCAGAGGTTGGTTTCTCCCTGAAGATCCATGAATCCATTCGTGCAAATCTCCTTTCTCTACATTCTCGTACACGAGAGCCCTAAAAATTCTTACAAACTTGTGAGTCAAGATTCCGAAGCAagtcacacatatatatatatgtatgtacctCTCGTCTCCTTCAATGCAGTATCCGAGTAGTCTCACAACATTCTTATGTCTAACGTTTGCAATCATCTCAGCTCTTGTTATGAAGTCGTTATCGTCATACCTGATTTTATTATTGTCTTGTATCAAAATATCAAAGATTCTAAgacaaacaaatatataaacatgTATTTGAGATTTAGAGGGTTATAAACACTTAGATTAATCCTAATGTTTCATCAGGTTGTATCTAGTTTCGGCAGTGCAATCAATCAACGAGaccaaagagagagaagagttaAAAGGTTAAAAAAACCTTTGATAGATGGGGAAGAACCGTTTGACAGCAACATTGACGGTACCCATCAAGATTCCACGGTACACCATTGAAGAATCTCCTTTAGCAATCAGATTCTCGTCTGCAAAACCATCTGTAATACTCTCAATCTCCATGAATGTAAACACGGTGAAGCTTCCAAAGCTGCTGCTGGTAGAGGAGAAGCTTCTAGTGTAGTAGGGAAGATGAGCAGATGACCATCCAACCTGAGAGGAGATTCTCCCGCTCTCTATATACTCGGGGCAACGGTTGTAAGGATTATATCGTCTGTCACTGTTTAAGGGAATGTGTGACAACGGCAGACAAAGCTTTGATCTTAGTCTGAATGGCTCTTGTCTACATCTTCTCCTGTGAAAGATGAAACATAAGGAGACAAAGACAATGAATGCTAAGAGGAAAGCTATGGAGGCGGAAGCTGTGATGAGGATCCATAGCTTGATGCCGAAGAAACAAGTGTGTTGTGAGAGTTTGTGTTCAATCAAGTCTGATCTTTGTGATGATATGATTCTGTTCATAGCTATTTGTCTTTGTAGTGATAAAGATGATGAAGCGGTGAGAGTGTGAAACAGTGAGATCTCGAGTCAGTTCTGCATTCTGGCTTTGAGTAAAGTTGAATCGATATGTTATTTTTATCTCTTTGAAATTGAAATGTGTTTTGAAAGAGTCTTGAGAAGATTTAGTAGTATTCATCCAAAGATGTAGCAAAAAGAGGTTGCTTGACTGTGTCTGTAACAAACATTGAGAGTTTTTAGCGATTAAAATCTTATACATCTCAAGGAGTTGAATAATTAACGTGTCACTCAACAATAAATAAACtatttccaaaagaaaaaatatcagAAATTAGTTTCTTATAACCATAAGATTAAGATGATCTATTATTCGCTTACTCTTCGTTCCATACCCTATCACAGTGTGTTTCAATTCCCTACGCTATTACAGCTTCTATGCTGCGGATTACATGTATGGTTGCATTTGGTCTTGTTAGTGTTTTATTTTAGTCTCAAACATTTGGTACTATATAACGTGGTTGTTTACTATGTTAACATGATCCATAAAGCTTTAAACCTATTTATGCTAGTAGCTGCAAGTTTTTTGAAGTCGTATCTAGTGTTTCTCTTAAATGAGACTAATTAATAGCCGTTCGAGTTGTAGCTTTTCTTGGTTTGAGTTTTGTAGCTTGGATATTGAACTAACTGATACAGAGAACCAAATATAGCATCACAAACTTAAGTTAAATTTAAACCAATATGTTCATGTCTTCAAATCTTCAATTCAATTTTGGTTGATGAAAAGATAACTCATCATGGCATTTGGGTGAAGTTgaacataataataaaattaaaaacacaagttatattatatatgaaggAGAGTTCATGCATCAAACCATAACAGATAGAGATTTCATATCTTTAAAATTTCCCGTCAGAACCTGATCCCACCACTCAACTTTACTCCAAATCTCCTCTCCCTGAGGTCTTTCCAGCGCACACCAAATCTCACCTGGTCTTCTGAAAAGCAAAGCCAGATTCCCACCATATCTCACAGTATACGACCAGTCTGAACATATCGTCCTAGCCAACAATTCTTCCACGCCTTCCACCACTCTCTAAGACTTCTGATTTGGATTATACGCTTTTAAGGTGTTCATAACACGATCATGGGAGTCAGAGACGGATccagaaaatattttaatgtgtggcacattatatatttataaaatcttatttatCATGTGTAGCACAATATTTTAATGTGTGGCACATCATCAACCACACATTCATTCACGCAACGCTTAGAAATCAGCATATAGTCTATTTCCCATTTTCTTTCCTTTGGCTCGTACACATAGCTTCCATAATGATGAGGTATGTATGTTTTGGGATAGGTTCTTCCTTCTAGTGCTCTGTCCTTCCTTCacgtaaatttaaaatatttcatatgATGATATGTTTagttaagatatatatatataatttatagagTTCCGTTTGTTAATTTaagattataatatataaacatattaatcaattaattcTATCACAATCAATCTATCATGTGTtttctcaaacaaaaaaaaaatcaatctatCATGTATGAATTTAATTCTCTTACAAAAGTATTTTGGTAACCCAGAGaaaattaactaatatttttacgattttaaaagttcttttgttaaagaaagttttttttcttgtgacAAAGAAAAAGGTTATTTTCCTTGATGTCTTCCCTTTCTTTTGTATGAATCTTGAATTTGAGTTTTCTAGTTACGATTTTAAAAGTTCTTTTGTATGGAAGAGTCTTGTTTCTAGTTACGTTGAGAAACTTATTGTAAAGGGTCCGTTTAGCTTTTAGAAGTTccgttgttcaaaaaaaaaaaaaaaagcttttagAAGTTCTTTAGAATCCGTCACTCATCACAAAGGAAATTACATTTTTTGGGGGTTTATTGGCTTGTACACAATTTCTTGAAAACAATCAAGACTCAAAAGGATTATCAAcagaaaagcaaaacaaaaaacaacaaaaataaagataGACACAAtatcaaatcaaaataaaagaaagcaaatacataatcaaaagtTGTTTTGGGATAGGTTCTTTCTTCTAGTGCTCTGTCCTTCCTTCATGGTGAAATGCATTAGCCTTTCATTTTGAAGTAGATGTCTTGAGAAGATCAAGAACTCCACAACAATTTTTCCACCACGGGGTCGTCTCAGCCCCACGCTCACCAGCTAACAAAGGCTGCAACCCACACATTAAGTTTGTCAATACATAATGACATTACAATCTCCTCCTAAGAGACAATTTAAGTTTTTAGTTTTGAGAATAGAGAGAGTTTTGCTTTAAATCTGTGACCTGATTGTCTGTGGATATAGGAACGTCTCGGTTTTCTACGGTGGTGCTGCTCGATGCACCAGCAACAGCCTTGGTAGCAACGTCAACGATCTTGGAGGAAATATCAGTCTTCTTCTCCTCAAAACCATGAAGCAAGGTGTTGAATCCTTCAAAACCTTTTGATAAAACATTGTCCACTACCTCTCTTGCCTAAAGACACAAGACCGTCATATTACAATATGTTTTAGCTTTTCGGACAACATACATGTAAAACGATGTAAGAGTGACAAAAAAACATACCTGTGTTGACACATTAGACACTTTCTCTGGTGCTGCTGCGGCTTCACTCTTGACCGTTTCTGTGGAGGCTGCAACGGTTTCTCCAGCATCGGTTAAAGACCTCTTGACGGTTTCCGCGGAGGCTGCAGCGTTTTCTCCAGCATCGGTTAGAGAGGTCGTGACAGTTTCAGCGGAGGCTGCGACGGTTTTCTGAGCCTCAGTTAGAGAGGCACCGACGGATTCAGCGGTGGCTGTAACAGATTCTTTGGCTTCGTTAAAAGTAGAAGCTGCCTTGTCCAAGAACGATGCCATTTTCTATCTGCGGATGCTGTAATATTTTTGTGTGAGAGAGaggaacatatatatttatataacaaGCAATTAGAATATTCTCCAAAATGGAGAGGAATGTGAAACCAAGTGAGCTGTTAAGAGGGCCGTTTCAACGCCTCCAGCGAAACAACTAATCAGAATCTCACAACGTGACTTCCTTTATGAATTCTTGATTTTGTTTGACAACAAATTTATTAGcaaaatttataacttatatTGTATCAATCATAGTCAAGAGTATAATAAGGTATATTTGAGGAAATGATTGGGTTGCATTATCTATTCAGATGGGTTGATGATTGAGGTATGGAGTTGTCCTACATTAAGTTGCATTGCCAGCTTCTTAATTCACATTACCAACTATAAGACAGCCCCTTTTAGTGCCCCacttttttctgttcttctttacGTATATAACGTGAATATTCCAGCAAAGTTTGAAGCCGTATGTCACTACTGTTGCTATACACGATTGATACATACCATTAATTGTGATTAGCGTGGTGCAACTTAAAATATTGAATAGTAAATCAAAATGGTAGGGAAACTATACCCAATCTTCTTAGTACTTAATTGTTTtacaaactgtttttttttcttccaaaagtTACAAgtggaaaaatataaaatagagaaattctctagaatattcatttttagtttattttcacaaaaatagcttccaataaagaaaatgacaaaaaacttttatttaggggtaaatatacatttatatactaaggttaactaatttatactagagtttagagttaaggtaGAGTTTTCAAGGTggagttttaaatttaaaaaataaaaatttaaaattttcaaaataaaaatagagtattgtggttatttttttttttgaagatttttttattttttttaacactactTTCACTAAGAAACTCAAACATTCAGGCTACAATGGAAAGGAGAGTTGAAGAAATCCACAAACATAAACATTGCATCATAAAAGGAAGCTACGAAGAGTGTGATTGGCTATTGTTGTAATTGTTCTCCACAGCCACAATTATATCCACAGCTCTAAATCTACACCAgtcttgatttatattttttttaaaaagctcACAGCCGTTTTTTTAAGTCCACATCACTtctttaaatttatgtttttataattgttcTGCAGAGATAAATTCCTACAGTCCaaattaaaaacttttaaaaagtaaaaatctaGAGCCAAAGCCAAAAAAGTCACACCAATATTTCtacagccaaaaaaaaaaaatcacagttCTTACCAATCACACCTTAAGACTCTAAGATAGAGAAAGATAGTGAATTCAGAGCAAGACTCGAATGCGTCAAAACAAGACTACGGCACCGCCAAAAACTTGAGATTTAGTCATTTTTGAGGATTattttgatgacaaaaaaataaaaatagttatttaagagaattgcatataaaatatgttacttttaaaagaatatattttaGTCTGACACAATGTGAATAAGTCTGACCaagagtttatatatatagaagccTTTAGGAAAAAAGGGGGTTTATATAGATGATAATAACTGATTCCAACATATCCAAATCCAACCGCTCTTTTGAATTTGTGCGACtttaatattagtttcgttacACCAACTTTTGGTTTATAAAgcacaaatatttttctttgttataaTGGGAGAGTTATGAAAACAGCCTAACTTTTCCtgtatactaggttaagacccgcgccttgcgcatgatgaatattatatatataaattatttgatatattatatgtttataacatattatgaaataataaatatatattgaataattaaaaaatcattatctactacttatataattaaattagtgcgaacatataaataaattttataaatcaaaaaaatattttttccgtttgatatgatatattattaaatttaaataatagtaacatatatatggtatattttaatattaatatttattagatgatgctttttgctcatatttttcttttatcatttgtatatgttataacaaaaagtctaaattattgataacaaaattttcactatgggattaatggtttaagtaatttatcatattttaaaaaattaagttgtcaatattgtttcaaattttttatcaaaaaaatgttcaaagtaaatttcaaaattaagatatttatgtattttttatatggcatatagtttaatttaaaatgatacatatatttatatattttttatttttgatacttattaaatgagacttttaacttatattattttttaattatttgtatcatgtcataacaaaagttttaaatcatagatcacaaaatttgaatgtgaaacttttaacagttttagtaatttatactcgtttttaaaaatttaaaatataatatataaatatttttttaatttttattatatggttactatgattatttaatttattttaatagcttaaaattaaacgaATATAATTACAATacaacttatttttatcaaatctttattattcaaaatcattaattgtcatatatactttagccacattaggcaattctgtaatcttatttaaggaaataacgaagcacattaataatgtatttattgtgttttaataaaaaggttattatatatttagatgggtcaacctatttttctaaagattctaagaatcattctagtgatgacatgtgactacaaaaaaatattgcaatgcttctcaaataatatataggagatcaGATCTCCACATTAATTCTGTATTGATGATTTCcgaattttataatttttgtttagcCATTTAAAATATAGGGAAATTTAatccaataataaaaaaaaactatatttcacAAATAACAATATCAATCCTTCTCTCCTATTTTCTCTtcttatctctctctactctcttaCTACAAATCTAATATTTTCCCCAATATATTCATTCATCAAATTAAccctaaaatataataacaatataTCGGTTAAAATAATGATATTTGCACTTTCCGTACCTTTTCACTTATTAAGGGCATGAAAAGAAATATGCCAAGTACTTGTTAAGGGCATAAAACAAATAGGCGAAGCGAAGGAAAAATAGTTCTAATTTTTCAATGAGTAGAGTAAATTTGCGAGAAATCCACTTGAACACTTATCAAAagggaaaatcgcataaaaaaccttaaaagtgtcacttactagcactttaaaccttgaagttttttcactaacacttttaaccttcaaagtgacatttttatcataaaaaacctccaaagaagaaaaatgaccggctgaacaggttaaaaacagttttttttttcaaaaaataattatttaattaataaataaacaaaagaactaataaaaatcaaaacatttaacaaaaaaactcataaatttaaaaaaagtgagataaataaataaaaatttagaaaattaaataaaaaataactaaaaattcaaaaataaataagatcaaattaaaatagagaaaaaaataataataaatttcaaaaaattgaaaattcaaaaaagttttttccattttcaaatataatgtcgGAAATTACATTGAAGATATGCCAAAAACATTCATTGGAGATATGTCGGAAATCACGGTTTTTGGCATATCTCCAATGACGGTTTTtggcatatctccaatgataatttctgacattatatttgaaaatgaatgttgataaaaaattcattttcattttcattt is drawn from Brassica rapa cultivar Chiifu-401-42 chromosome A05, CAAS_Brap_v3.01, whole genome shotgun sequence and contains these coding sequences:
- the LOC103867925 gene encoding putative receptor-like protein kinase At2g30940, whose product is MNRIISSQRSDLIEHKLSQHTCFFGIKLWILITASASIAFLLAFIVFVSLCFIFHRRRCRQEPFRLRSKLCLPLSHIPLNSDRRYNPYNRCPEYIESGRISSQVGWSSAHLPYYTRSFSSTSSSFGSFTVFTFMEIESITDGFADENLIAKGDSSMVYRGILMGTVNVAVKRFFPIYQRYDDNDFITRAEMIANVRHKNVVRLLGYCIEGDERYIHIYICVTCFGILTHKFVRIFRALVYENVEKGDLHEWIHGSSGRNQPLTWSKRMKIIQGVAKGLAYFHEDLEPRITHQYIRPSEILIDYQWNPKIILDIPTHNDSPMNPTFVPSPNNLDEKIDVHCFGTLIMELVSGRVCVDQSSPHVYLVDWIKEMVVNHMIVDVLDPSLPEFPTLKELKRIVLIALRCVDPEIEQRPKMGDVIHMLQPHDLLLNSNAIRKPQKVTRSREVSRISIIGT
- the LOC103867928 gene encoding uncharacterized protein LOC103867928, with the protein product MASFLDKAASTFNEAKESVTATAESVGASLTEAQKTVAASAETVTTSLTDAGENAAASAETVKRSLTDAGETVAASTETVKSEAAAAPEKVSNVSTQAREVVDNVLSKGFEGFNTLLHGFEEKKTDISSKIVDVATKAVAGASSSTTVENRDVPISTDNQPLLAGERGAETTPWWKNCCGVLDLLKTSTSK